The DNA segment GGCGTCTCGGACTCCGTCGAGCCCCATCTCGACCGGCTGATGGTCCGGCTGCGTTCGTCCGGGGACAGGGACGGCGTGCCGGACGAATCCGATCTCGCCTACGAGGAGCGCTACGTGGTCGGGCTCGACGACGAACGGGGGGCGATCTCCGTTCCCGCGGACGTCGAGCGCGGGGCGCAGCTGGCCTTCGCGCTGCCCGACCCCGACCACGCCCGGGCGCGCCTGCGGGCGGCCGCGGAGGGGCTGTCGCCCTCTCCGGTGGTTCTTCAGTTCGCCTGCCGGGCCCGGGATGCGGCGCTCCACGGAGACCCGGATCTCGAAGGGGCCTGGGTTCAGCACGCGGTGGGCGACCGGGCCGCCGTCGGCACCCTCGCGCCGTTCCAGCTCGGGCCCGCACCCGACGGGCGTCCCCGACGGCTCGTCCATACGACGCTCCTGGCGGCCCTCGGCCGGCGCTGATTTCGGGGGATCCGGGGCTCGTCGTCGGGCTTGTGTACGCTTTGGGGTTCCATTTATAGGAACGTTGATCTATATAATGGACCCTGTTGGACGCATGGGCAGCCTGAGGGCGGCGACGGCTCGTTTCCCTGTTTGCGAACGCGTTCGAGAACCCAGGAGGGAGGACCCCCGCCCATGGCCGGTGCCGCGACCGTCGACAAAGCCCTCGACGTCCTCTTCCACCTTCACGACGCGGGGGGCGCGGTCGGTCTCACGGAGATCGGACGGGCCCTCGATCTGCCCAAGTCGAGCTGCCACCGCCTCCTTGCGTCCCTCGTCGACCGAGAGGTCGTGTCGCGAGACGAATTCGGTCGCTACCGGCCGGGTCTCGCCCTGCTCTCCCTGGGAATCGGGGCGCAGCGGGGTGAGCCGGTGGTCGCCGCCGCACGACCGATCCTCGAAGAAGAGGCCCGCGCGTTCGGCGAGACGGTCTTCCTGGTCGGGCTGCGCCACGACCGCCTGAGGGTCCTCGACAAGGTCGAAGGCCCGGGCTTCCTGCGCGCCGCACCTGGCGTGGGCGACATCGTGCCCGCTCCGCCGACGGCCGCGGGCAAGCTCTACGCGCTCTTCGGCGCGTCCCCGACGACAGGGGATCAGGTCCGGTTCGCGGACGGGGAGGCGGAGACGATCCGTCGACGCGGCTACGCGCTCAACCGTGACGCCTGGATCGACGGGCTGTCGGTCCTCGGCGTACCCGTCTGGCAGGGCACCGGCGCCGGGGCGCGGGATCTCGTCGCCGTGATGGCGCTCGCGTCGTCGTCGCCGCGCTTCGAGGCGCTGGGCGAGGGCGAGGTCGCAGGGCGACTGCTCGACGCGGCGGCGCGCGCCGGCGAGCGGCTCGGCGGCACGCGCGCGGGAGAGGCTCGATGAGCGAGGCGATCGCATGGGTCGAGGGCCGGATCGGTCCGGCGGCGGAGGCGCGGATCCCGATCCTGGATCACGGCTTCCTCTTCGGCGACGGCGTCTTCGAAGGCATCCGGGTCACCGAGCGCGGCATCTTCCGGCTCGACGATCACATGAAGCGGCTCGCCACCGCCGGGCTCGCCACCGGGATCGGTCCCGCTCGGGTCTTCGAGCAGGCCCGCGAAGTCGCCTGCGAGACGACCCGCGCCTGGGGACGTCGGGAGGGCTATCTCCGCCTGATCGTGACGCGCGGGGTCGGGGCCCTCGGAATCGATCCCGCGACCTGTCCGGAATCCGCGATCGTGTGTATCGCCGCCGGTCCGATCGATGTCGATCCGGCGCGGGAAGCGCGTGGACTCTCGCTCATCACCTCGAGCCTGCGCCGCCCGGCGGCAGACGTGCTGGATCCGCGCGTGAAGAGCCTGAACTACCTCAACAACGTGCTCGCGAGGAGGGAAGCGGGGGAGCGCGGCGCCGACGACGCCCTGGTTCTGAACGCGCAGGGCCTCGTCGCCGAAGCCTCGGCCACGAATCTCTTCACGCTCTCGGGCAACCGCCTCGAGACGCCGCCGGTGACCGACGGTGCGCTCGAGGGGCTCACCCGGAGGACCGTGTTGGAGCTGGCAGGGGAGCTCGGTCTCGAGGCGCGGGAGCGGAGTCTCGGCCGCTTCGACCTCTACGCCGCGGATGCCGTCTTCCTGACGGGAACGCGCGCGGGTCTGGTGCCGGTCGGTGCCCTGGATGGCTCGCCCCTCTCCCAGACCGGCCGTCCGCGCGTCCAGGAGATCCAGTCGGCCTTCGCGACGCGGGCGCTCGACCTCTCCGTCGACGTCCACTGAACGAGGCCGAAGCCCGAGCGAGACGTTCTCGGGCCCGGAGACGCTATGTTCCGGCGTCGTCGGGGGATTCGTCCCTCGCCGTCGTGCCCCCCGCACGCGCTGACCCCAGCGCATCGACCCGACGTTCGTCCGGGTCGCGAGTCGGAGAGGAGAGAGCCGTGCGCTGGTCGAGCGCTTTCATTCCCACCCTGCGTGACGATCCCGCGGACGCGGAGGCGGTCTCGCACAAGCTGCTCGTGCGGGCCGGCTTCATGCGTCAGCTGATGGCGGGGCATTACTCGATGACGCCGCTCGGCTTCCGCTCGCTGCGCAAGCTCGAACAGATCGTGCGGGACGAGATGGAGAAGATCGGCGGGCAGGAGTTCCAGCTCCCCTGCATGCATCCGCGCGAGATCTGGGAGAAGTCGGGGCGCTGGTCGACGATGGGCGAGGAGATGTTCCGCCTGAAGGACCGCAAGGAAGCGGACGTCGCCCTCGGCATGACCCACGAGGAGATCTTCGCGTTCCACGCGGCGGAGCTCCGTTCCTACAAGTCGCTGCCGCAGATCTGGTACCAGTTCCAGTCGAAGTTTCGGGACGAGGCGCGGCCCAAGTCCGGGCTGCTCCGCGTGCGCGAGTTCACGATGAAGGACTCGTACTCGTTCGATCTCGACGAGGCGGGTCTCGACCAGTCCTTCGATCGGCACTTCGAGGCGTACCGGCGGATGTTCAAGCGCTTCGGCTTCGAGATCG comes from the bacterium genome and includes:
- a CDS encoding aminotransferase class IV; the protein is MSEAIAWVEGRIGPAAEARIPILDHGFLFGDGVFEGIRVTERGIFRLDDHMKRLATAGLATGIGPARVFEQAREVACETTRAWGRREGYLRLIVTRGVGALGIDPATCPESAIVCIAAGPIDVDPAREARGLSLITSSLRRPAADVLDPRVKSLNYLNNVLARREAGERGADDALVLNAQGLVAEASATNLFTLSGNRLETPPVTDGALEGLTRRTVLELAGELGLEARERSLGRFDLYAADAVFLTGTRAGLVPVGALDGSPLSQTGRPRVQEIQSAFATRALDLSVDVH
- a CDS encoding IclR family transcriptional regulator, producing the protein MAGAATVDKALDVLFHLHDAGGAVGLTEIGRALDLPKSSCHRLLASLVDREVVSRDEFGRYRPGLALLSLGIGAQRGEPVVAAARPILEEEARAFGETVFLVGLRHDRLRVLDKVEGPGFLRAAPGVGDIVPAPPTAAGKLYALFGASPTTGDQVRFADGEAETIRRRGYALNRDAWIDGLSVLGVPVWQGTGAGARDLVAVMALASSSPRFEALGEGEVAGRLLDAAARAGERLGGTRAGEAR